The nucleotide sequence AAAGGGTTGAGGAAGGTGACACGAGACTTGGATCAAAGAGATGAAAGCAAGGCAACAAGAGGGAGACGCTATCATAGGCGTCAGTTGCCCCAGCTTTTGGCTTCAGCTTCACAAGAGATTCCCATGCAGAAGCTTTCTTGGACCACGACAATGGAAGTTCTACACCACTAACGCCCTTCATTCTTAGCTTCATTTAGCGTCATCGAATTTATCCAAACTCACAAGTGTCTTAAACCCCTGTTTCCCTCTTCTTTACCATCTCTCCTCGCCTTTTGTCGTCTTCTCCTTCCGCCCGTCGTTACAAATAGCCCCACCAGTAACCCGAACCTTCGTTCACCGATCTCATCTCTTTGTCTTCCATGGATTCCGTCTCTCCTGTCACTTTAGACCTCAACAAGGAGGAAGGCCACTGCAGCAACGGTGCCATCGTCTTCGACACCTCCTTCCTCCGGAGACAAGCTAAGATACCCGAGTCATTCGTCTGGCCTCGCAACGAGAGGCCTCACCCACTGGAGGAGCTCGAGGTGCCCGTCGTCGACCTCCGAGGACTCTTCGAGGGCGACGAGGCCTCCATCAGCCGCGCGGCCGAGGCCAGCCGGGCCGCATGCGTGCGCCACGGATTCTTCCAAGTGATCAACCATAAGGTTGACGCGAAGGTCTCCGGCGACGCCCTTGACGCTGCCGGGGACTTCTTCAAGCTCCCCCTGAGCACCAAACTGAGGGCCCGGAGGCAGCCCGGGAGCGCGTGGGGCTACGTCGGAGCCCACGCCGATCGCTTCGCCTCCAAGCTGCCGTGGAAGGAGACACTCACGTTCTGCTACGACTACGGCGAGCGCGGGGATGGTGTCGTGGACTACTTCACGTCGAAGCTCGGGGAAGGATTCGAGCCGATGGGGTACGGTGTTTTATTAACTTTATGCCGCAGTCGGATACCGATCGAGCATGAACGATTCGTGAAACAGGAGGGTGTACCGGAGGTACTGTGAGGCCATGAAGGAGCTGTCGCTGTCGATCATGGAGCTGCTGGGGATCAGTCTGGGCGTGGGAAGGGAGTACTACAGGCAGTTCTTCGAGGACGGGAGCTCCATCATGAGGTGCAACAGCTACCCGCTGTGCCAAGAACCAGAGCTGGCGCTGGGGACGGGGCCTCACTGCGATCCCACCGCGCTGACGATTCTGCTGCAAGACCAAGTGGGCGGCCTGCAGGTGTTCACGGAGGGCAAATGGCAGGCCGTTCGCCCCGTCCGGAGCGCGCTGGTCATCAACATCGGCGACACGTTCATGGTACGTTTTCGTAGGGTAGCATTTTGTTCTGGCGTAGCGACCTGATACTGTTCAGATGCGGCTCGCATTTAGTGGTCTGATAACACGTGGCATTCTTGATTATAATTTCATTACAATTATTAATGACAATCTTTATTATTTCCGGCAATATTATTTACAGCTCGGAAAGTATGAGCTGCATGTGCGAAGTATGCTATGTTGTAGGCATTGTCCAACGGGAGGTACAAGAGCTGCCTCCACCGGGCGGTGGTCAACAGCGAGAGGGAGCGGCTGTCTTTGGCCTTCTTCGTGTGCCCGAGAGGTGACAGGGTGGTTCGGCCGCCAAGggagctgctgctgctactggagGAGGAGGCGGTGCCGAGGGAGTTCCCCGACTTCACTTGGACGGAGCTGCTGGAGTTCACGCAGACCCACTACAGAGCAGACACCACCACGCTCCAAAACTTTGCCCGCCGCCGGTTCCTCGCCTCCCCACCCTAACCACCACCGACCGTTCGTCGGCATACGTACATTTGCCGTCGCTTTTTGACTCTTCACCTTCATGTCCGGTTGCATGCATGCCCATAGAGTTCACCTCCTCCCTTTCCTGCCATGTTATAGCAAATCAATTATTATGAATAACTTAGCATCTTCTCATCTACTTGAAATATTCAGTATGTATGTATATTCAACTTtctaaaatatatatgtaaaatgatTTCAAAAATTTCTTTGACGAAACATGCATAACGGTCGTGGAGATTGACATCGGACAAGACAAGTGCACAGAGCTGACCCAAATCCAAGGTGACATGTCAACTAGTCAACAGTGCTTGACTCGTGTTCAACGGATCCCACAGGTAATATATCGGATCGAGTCAAGTCAACATGACAGGTCAACGCATGACTCGCtctcaaaattagagcaatgatTTGCGTTGGATGGTTTAATTGCGTGCAAATAACGAAGACGGTCGTGTCTTAGTCACGAGTTTGGATAAGATTCACCGTCGATGGTTTCTACCGAAGGAGCCATCAGCATCCGACGGGAGCCCCAACTTGTCGTTTCAGTCGCCATCGTGAAGCCATGCCCATCATCCCCAAGCTCGAGATCATCCCTCAGCAATGGAATGGTTGGAGCGATGCATGAAACATAaaagtgatagaaataatagaagataagaacaataattgaagaagctttattgtagaaatgaaatagctttagcttgaatctattaacatattccctctcctatttatacagattaggagaaaggatttccctcaacagaataaacagaatagagagatttcctcatataattggggaaatcttatcctctatcaagttggggaaatcttatcttctatcatgcccccgcaagatggtgctcctaacaaggataccaatcttggatcgatacaaagaatggtttacaagcgagaggcttcatgagtaagataagtgtagatcgctgctgctgctgtgattgctgttgctgtgatggcacaggtgttcccttcattctccttaagtctgccgaatgttgacagatcagcgaagactaccgcggtgaggaagatgatgattgaccacggagcctcttaggattGCAACGGCATTGATCGctagccgaagggtgaagcttcactttcctcagcgacgttggtcgctggctgaAGGCAAGAGCgaggcttcgcttttctcaacgacgttggtcgtggttgcgattacgacggctgcgacggtagagaagaaatctacagcaatgttgcagtgttgctactatagcaaaggaggaaactgcaacagaggaggaagctgtagtagaagaggaagctgtagcaaaagaggaaggaaaatagctacaacgaggaagaaaggtgggacagtgctgatgagcagcactagagatgccgtagcggaaaGGAACGGACGATGGCGTAGAGTAGCAACAcaaatgatgaattggcagcgagaagagagcttgctctaggcaagcggctctgataccatgatagaaataatagaagataagaacaataattgaagaagctttattgtagaaatgaaatagctttagcttgaatctattaacatattccctctcctatttatacagattaggagaaaggatttccctcaacagaataaacagaatagagagatttcctcatataattggggaaatcttatcctctatcaagttggggaaatcttatcttctatcaaaaagCATGTCCTCATCGGACAAAACAGAGTTCGAGTGCACGATCGACTGTCCGCCATTCCACCCCAATAGCTGCGACAGATCGGGCGGCTGAAGTTGATCGAATGAttggctctgccaagcgatgctgaCACTCGAGCCGAGGTACGGCCCGGGAACATCCATTATTGATTACATGAACAATGTGCAAGACAATGCGGGATCCGTGGACAGGCGCTTTCTCGTGCCCGAGAAGTGCTCGACGTTATTCCTTCGTAGTCCGTAAGTGGCCACCCGTGTCCCTTTGGCCGCATGGGATGGTGATCTCTTCCGCGACATTATTAATGGAAGGAAAGGCGGGATCCGCAGCTCCGAATCGAGCACTCGGTCATTGCCGGGAGGACGCGAAGGACAGACTATTTATCATGCATGGAAAGTGCTCGACGTTATTCCTCTATAATCCGGTAAGTGCCCACCCGCGTTCCTTCGGCTGTGTTAGATGGTAACCTTTTCCGCAACATCTTTAATGGAAGTTGGATCTGTCCAATTCCGCCTTCCCTAACCTTAAACTTCTGCAACCCACAAGGTGGGGGGACAAGCATATATGATGACATGCTGGTCTCGTAGAAGGATGCTTCGGTAATATTACACGGTAAGTGATGCCTCGTCGGCCAACTTTATTGAACGATGGATTACATATTATCCTCTTGGTTAATTATTATTAGCATCACGATCCTTgtatttaaaaatatagtattgagatccctatacttatgaaagtgaaacatttaatcctaATTTTCCTTACGTTATTTTTCGTTGATGGAAAAAATTATACATGTTGTCACGTACAAAAAGAACATGAattgaaaagataaaaaaataattttattattgtttaaattattaattttatacaaACTTATCGATCGTAGCGTAGAAGCTTTAATAAAGAAACCGCTCTCCCTCACTTTGGTTCCCTCCCCTCCGATTGTGTTGTCGATGGTAGACCAACGACAATATCGATGGTGCATGAGGCCAATGGCGTCCCAAAGGAGATTCAGACGTCGTCTTCGACCGTGACTAATTTTCTTCTCCCGTCCTCTTTCCAACCTGCTCGCTCATCACCCTTCTATTGATCTTGCTCGCCCATTGGAGATGAACACTCATCGCACCTGCTCGCCTATCGCACCTAGTTTTATATGTGAGAGCATGTTGATCCCCCAGTGCTATACGAGATATTGCCCATTGCACCTGCTCACATGTCGTGGAGCTCTACCAATATGATTATTGGTTTGTCCACAAGTATGTCAACGATACCTAGTAAGTGGCAGATGTCATGACCTtcctcaccaacctcactaacgTCACCGATGGTGCCATCACCATGGTGGCCACCTTGTAGTGTGTTGACATCTCACTCTGGGCCCTGTTGCAGATCAAGAGGGATGGGTACTGGTCAGACGCCACCTCGACATCACCAAGCAAAGAATCAGATGCAAGGGTCTACAAGGAGGGTGGGTGCCAGTTCGGAGTGGTTCAGGCAGTGGTCAATGCTGCGCGGTCAATGCTGTGCTAGAGCATAGCGCCCATCGGTGCATGATCTATATAAAGAAAGGGGTGTACGAGGAGATGATCCGAGTGCCGTTTGAGAGGATGAACTTGGTATTTATTGGGGATGGGATGGGCAAAACAATCATTACGGGCTCCCTCAACGTTGACATGATCAATGTCTCCACCTATAACACGACCACCGTCAATGAGTACAGACTTTAACTTTCCTTAGAGTTACCACTTATAGTTTCCTTTTTGGAATCAATAAGAATTTTTCATGAATCCTCGGTCCAATCCTGACCTAGCCATGGCCCGGGAACTGACCTTCGCCAACATCGCTGGGCAGACAAGCACCAAGCTGTGGCCTTTCGCTCCGATAGCCCTCTTTGTGCTTGAGTCGATGGAGTAACTTGGCCACCAAGACACCCTCTACGCCCACTCCTTCTACCAATTCTATATATCCTACTGCATCTCTGGCTTCGTCGACTTCATCTCCGGCAACTCCGCCACCTTCTTCCGCCATTGCCTCATCTTCGTCCTCCCCCGCTAGCTTAACCCCGAGCACGACGAGTCCAACATTATCACAACGCATGGCCGCACTAATCCCGCTCACTCCACTGGCTTCATGTTTCTCATTGGACCATCAACAAGAGCAATGAGTACCTCGCACTTTATTACTCGAAGCCTAGATCCACCGCACGTACCTTGAGAGGCCATGGAAGGAGTACTCGAGGACGATTTTCCTCAACTGTAACTTGGCGGAGATCGTGAGGCTAGAGGGCTGGTTGCTATGGACCGATGACTTCGCGCTAGTGCAAAAGAAGAGGGAAGGAGGAAATCGATCATGGTCAAAGGTGGTACCCGAATCTCCTCTAGAAAGCCACTGGCCTCACGCACCATCGATGCTACCACTAGTTTGTCGTTTACAACGAAATCGAATGGGAGGGAACCGAAAGGGAGAAAAGTAATTTCTATTATAACTTACACAGAAGTTTAtatgaaattatataaaattaataattaaaaaataataaaaatattttttatcctttttattcttatattttgTTTGTACTTGATAACACGTGTAATTTTTTTAGTCAATAAAACTAATGGTATAAGAAGAAttaaggttaaatattttattttcataaatgtaGATATCTCAATATcacttttttaaatataaaaactaGGATAGTAATCATAGTTAATTAGaagaggtaatatgtaattaccccAATGCTAGTCCCCTTCATATTTTTGTGGAGGCGTGCGATGTCTTAGCCTTGACAAAAGTAGGTGATCGATAACATATGATTGATAGTAACATTCATAACACAAAACCAAACTGAAAAATTCAATAAAAGAAAGGAATGAAAAATCTTtactcataatatatatatgtgtatatatacatataaatataccttTTTTAAGTCATATAGGTTAATTTTACTCATAATTAGAAGTTGTTAATATATGTAATCAAGATCGGATCTTAATATTTAATGGATATATGCTCGGGCGATGGCAGTTCAGTGAATAGTGGCAACCTGTGGTCTGTTGCCCTATCTAAACCTTTATAACAGTGTTTAGGGTTCTGTAGGTTTCTTTCTTCCCGTTGGGCAACTTCTTTTCTGATTCGCAGTATTCTTCTGCGGATGAAAAGGATTTGATCTCATCTTCCGCAAACAacattttgatatttattttttatctttatttccaaagaaaagaaaaagatctgATCTTTTGGTTATTGTTTGACTTATACGTTTAATTTGTCTACGCATTTTGGGGATTTATTAGCTCTGATATCTAATGGTTTCGGATGAGTAAGTTTGCTGAAATCCTGTTTATGGGGCGacttgtttttgttcttcttttggtTGACATTGCTGCTACGATTGATGCCCGATGATGGAAGATCTAATATCGTTAGCGGCTTATGTGGTTTTATATTGAGCACTGATGCATGCTGCTTCATCACCTCCActtatcctcttcttcttcttcttcttcttcttcttcttcttcttcgaagcCATGTGAAGGTGCTCAATAAGTAAAGCCACTCACTAAGCCTCGATGAATGCGAAAAGCTATGAGATCTGAGGGCTTCATTAACCAAAGTCATCTATCATATAGATAAAGGAAGACAGGAGAAATAGTATTTCTTGCTTTGCCAAATCGACTTCTTTGTTAAACAGAGTGCTGTGAACATGACTCTTTACCTGTCCACCTGTCCACCTGTTCTTATGTTGTTGGCATTGTTGATATTTGGGGTGGTAAGAGAAAGACTGATATTTGCTATTTACAGTGTTCTTTATGCTCCATTGAATTTATTTGCATTTAAcagtatttaaataatttataattttattagaagtaAAGATGTGATGCTTCCATAGATGCTGTTGGTGTTATAGTTATAATACTTGATCAACAGTTAGGTGATCAAATTGTGACAGAACATATGTATCAGACAATGTCAATCTTTAATTGTACTTTCAAGTTCTAAACATAGTCATGTTTGCTAAGAACCTTTTTTTGCTTGTACGTTTCATAGATTAGTAAATCACTGTGGGCATTTATAGGTCTGTCTGTATAAACATATGAAGCTTTCTCCCTTTTATGATTACAGTATCACAGTCTTTGCTAGCCATtgacatggcattttgtgcatatTAGTAATACATTGTGTCATCTTTTGAGTTACAGAATCGCTATACTGATTCAAGTTGCATTTAGTAGAAATGGCTAGTTGTACTGTTCATATCTGTAGAACTTGCAAATATCAGTCTTTACTGTTCATTAATGTAGAGTAGTTGCATGGTATTCTACACTTCATTAATATACTTGTTTGGGTTTAGAAATTACTATGATCATTTATAGGTATGTGTGAAGCTatacaaatattatatattttgctCTATTAATGATTATGAAAAACAAACATCAGGCTGTGCCAGCCATTGGCATGATATTTTATGACTGTTAGTATCACTTTATTTGATGTTAGTAACATATTcaatttactttttctttttattaaatCAGATGGCTGATTTACTGTTCATTTTGTGTTACCTGCATGCTGATCCATAATTTCTTTGCCGATCTTTTaatgaacagtttttttttttttgtcttgattTTTTCCCTTGTGTTTACATTGTTATGTTGCACTTAAGATGAGGCCCAGTGATGGAAATCATTGATTTGAGCTGCTCCATGGTTATTTCTTTTGAGCATTAACTGCATGCCTTCTTCATGTCTTGAAACAAAACCACCACCGCTACCACTTCACTacttctccaccaccaccaccaccaccgctacCACTTTATCGTCATTATTTATGCATGTTAAATGCTCATCGAGAAATACCATTCTTCGAGCTGCAGTGAATTTCTAAAGCTATGAGATCTGAGGGCCTCAGCTAACAGTGTTTGATTACTGTCGATTCATGATCACCAGTGGACCATCcattgggtttgacagcacctatCTTAGTCCATCACCGTGGACAGTAATTACGGATGGTAATGTCGACTTACATATATGTGATGATCAGGGTTACATTTTCAGGACAACCAGTGTTGCTGTCTTCAACCATTTCCTGCCTTGAATCTTATTATGTGTTATCCTTGTTTACGTTTTGCTTATATTGTGCACCTTTGTGTCTGTTGTAATGCTCACATATATCCAACAAACATTATTTACAAAATAATGGTATCAGTTTCatgttttgttgttgttattagtgTTTCCTTGTAGTGTTGCTGGTAAATATTGCCAACTTCGGCATTGATGGATTTGTATAGCTAACCATGACAAAGCTCAATAATTGATCAAATAATACCATACTGTATTTTTCATGTGAATTCTTCTCACAATTCTAGCATTTTACATTATGGCATAAGTTAGTTGGATATCTGCTATCATTTTATGTTGTGTTAATTATTGTTTTAATGGATGCACTTATCTGCTGTTGAGTGTATTATCGAAACTGATatatcttttatttctttttatgggtATATGCAGGAACAGGTCTTATGTTTAAGCAGGACTAAGGATGACTAAGGAGCTCAATGTTTCTTACACCGAAATCGAATTGCATACCCTAAAATTCTTATAGTTTTGTAAAGGGAATGGCTGTAGTTCACTGTATTTTTTTATGGGCGACCTCATATTGTTGTACAATTTAGAGGGTAATGGTTGGTCTTATTTTGGAAAGTTTCCGTGTACTAAATTATTTTGCAATGGTAATGGATGTCTATTTTCAGCAAAAAGAAAGAACACAGTATTCAGCGATTTGGCACTGTTtgattctttttgtcattttgtcACCCTCTGGTGAGATAAACTCACCTCATATTGTTGTACAATTTAGAGGGTAATGGTTGGTCTTATTTTGGAAAGTTTCCGTGTACTAAATTATTTTGCAATGGTAATAGATGTCTATTTTCAGCAAAAAGAAAGAACACAGTATTCAGCGATTTGGCACTGTTtgattctttttgtcattttgtcACCCTCTGGTGAGATAAACTCACCGGAGGTGAAAACAAGAATAACAAAAGACGAGCAAAATGGATTCTTAAGCAATTTAGCCAACAAAGTTATATCTGAAGGCAAAAAGAGACCAAATTCTTCAAAATTTTTCTCCATTTTTTAAATGGATCTTCTCAATCCATCACCTACCAAAGATCTAATCATACTCCCTCAAAGGCCAAAAtaccaaaaatatgatcatgatgaTATATGAATGGCGTTTGGTTCATCAGCTTGCCATTCATATCTACAACTTTTTATCAGCCCAAAAAACACACAATCTAGAGAGACAAAAACTGCTGAAGTTTTATTCATAACAATTTCAGTCTGGAAAATTTTAGCTTCCATATTTTATTGTTGACTGCATTTTTGATGTTCCATATTTAATTAAGCAACAAGTTACATCTTCTACTTGCATGATGTACATATACTAAGATCACCATCTATATATCTTGACAGTGAAATCAAAATGAGCAGTGGACGGGCGGACCTTTCTCATGTATAATCAGCGAAGTTCTTCTCAATGAAGCAGACTGGTATCTCCTTTGGTGCTCTGGGCAGACACCGACGAATCAGGCCATGGCCAATCTGTCGAGTTGATCTCTGTTTGGCTCTCACGCGATAGCTTCTCAAAAGCCTTGAATCTTAGATCATCACCTTTGGTGATTGAGCTCTGCACAGAGAGGAGCTCTATGGGTGTCTTCCCCTCGAGCATGCTGACCACGGCCGACATGTTGGGCCTGAGAGTCGGAGATATGTTGGTACATAGAAGAGCCAACTTCAACATTTGCAGGGCTTCTTCTGTTGAGAAGCTGGAGCCAAGTGCAGGGTCGACCAGTTCAAGAAGATTTCCCTTCTCATGACAAACATAGGCCTAGAGAAGAAAAAGGAACCGGTAAGCTCATTAGAACACCACAATAATTTGAAAGCATTTAGAAGCAGTTCACAAAAGCAATCAATTGACGAGAAGGTCCCAAGAAACCTTGGGAGCAGGTCTTTGGTTAAATGAGATAGTTGTGGAAGACTACTATTGCTTGATCAACTTGATGAACTGATATGATGTGTTCCTAATaccaaatttttataataaaaaataagcacAGTGGTTTTCTTGAAGGAATGTAATAGGACCCTCTAAGATTCAAGCAAATGTGAATGAGACAAtcattttgcttcttgaaatggtgCAAGGCAAATAAAGTGAATCGAGTTGAGCAGCCTTCGTTTGAAACAAAATCGTTATGTAAATAATGCTCCCATTGCTTCTCTAGATATAACATTATCAACACAAGATGGTCAAAATGTAACAAAAATGAACATCTGGATCAGTGCCTGAAGCAAAATTACTATTTTAATTGGTGGTCGAGAGCCAACCGGATAAGCTTGGTCATCACATTGTAGTTGCATTATTATTTTTTGGCTGTCATCAGACAATGTTATGTCATATGTTTAGAGTGCTTATACTCACCCAATCAAGAAGGTAGACACAGTCTTCCTCTGGCCTATATTTTGTGTTGCTCATGCCACTGACAATTTCCAATGCGACAACTCCAAAGCTGTAAACATCTGCTTTATCGGTTAAGTAACCCCTCATTGCATATTCAGGAGCCATATATCCTCTGCATGATCaaattcatcatcaaaaagatCATAAAGCTGGTAAAATATGCTAAAAAAAAACCAGCAAAAAAGTATCTTCATTTTTCTATTCTAGATTGTCTATTATCAACTGAATGCATATATTATTAGGAGTCACTGAACTTGTGATTCATCAGAAATTATCATTAGGCATTTACTATAAGGAAGCTCAGACTATTTTGTGAAATACAAAAGACTGTCCTATAAAGAATGaaaactaataatattcatgCCAGTAATTAATAAATTGTTGCTGCCTATGTGGCTGTCATACATCATACTAAGAATCTTGTTAGCCACTCTTTCCCAGATATCGACTTTGA is from Musa acuminata AAA Group cultivar baxijiao chromosome BXJ1-6, Cavendish_Baxijiao_AAA, whole genome shotgun sequence and encodes:
- the LOC135677816 gene encoding gibberellin 20 oxidase 2-like, coding for MDSVSPVTLDLNKEEGHCSNGAIVFDTSFLRRQAKIPESFVWPRNERPHPLEELEVPVVDLRGLFEGDEASISRAAEASRAACVRHGFFQVINHKVDAKVSGDALDAAGDFFKLPLSTKLRARRQPGSAWGYVGAHADRFASKLPWKETLTFCYDYGERGDGVVDYFTSKLGEGFEPMGRVYRRYCEAMKELSLSIMELLGISLGVGREYYRQFFEDGSSIMRCNSYPLCQEPELALGTGPHCDPTALTILLQDQVGGLQVFTEGKWQAVRPVRSALVINIGDTFMALSNGRYKSCLHRAVVNSERERLSLAFFVCPRGDRVVRPPRELLLLLEEEAVPREFPDFTWTELLEFTQTHYRADTTTLQNFARRRFLASPP